A stretch of the Photobacterium sp. CCB-ST2H9 genome encodes the following:
- the asnC gene encoding transcriptional regulator AsnC, which yields MTPLPRLDDLDRDILNALMHDARIPYAEMAKRFHVSPATVHVRVEKMRAANIITGTEVIINPKLLGYDVCCFIGINLNAARDYHSALAKLNELDEVVEAYYTTGAYNIFVKLMCRSIEELQYVLIDKLQAIDEVQSTETLISLQNPINRNVKP from the coding sequence ATGACCCCGCTACCCCGTCTGGATGACTTAGATCGGGATATTCTGAATGCCCTGATGCATGATGCCCGGATCCCTTATGCCGAAATGGCAAAGCGCTTTCATGTCAGCCCGGCCACCGTCCATGTCCGTGTTGAAAAAATGCGCGCTGCAAACATCATTACTGGAACTGAGGTGATTATCAACCCTAAGCTTCTGGGATATGACGTCTGTTGTTTTATTGGTATCAATCTGAACGCCGCCCGGGATTATCACTCCGCACTGGCTAAGCTGAACGAGCTGGATGAAGTGGTTGAAGCCTACTACACCACCGGGGCCTACAATATCTTCGTCAAACTGATGTGCCGCTCGATTGAAGAACTCCAGTATGTACTGATCGACAAACTCCAGGCCATTGATGAAGTTCAGTCAACGGAAACCCTGATCTCGCTCCAAAATCCGATCAACCGTAACGTCAAACCCTGA
- the hemB gene encoding porphobilinogen synthase, with protein sequence MSVSIQGAFPARRMRRVRKQDFTRRLTAENQVSVNDLIYPMFILLGKNRREPVESMPGVERLSIDLMLLEAEYLAKLGVPAIALFPVVSQDFKSVCAAEAYNPEGLVQRAVRLLKEHVPQMGVITDVALDPFTTHGQDGIIDEDGYVLNDETTEVLVKQALSHAEAGADIVAPSDMMDGRIGAIREALEEAGYIHTQIMAYSAKYASNYYGPFRDAVGSAANLKGGDKKTYQMDPANSDEALHEVAMDVQEGADMVMVKPGMPYLDVVRRVKTELQVPTFAYQVSGEYAMHMAAIQNGWLKEKETVMESLLCFKRAGADGILTYFAKSVAEWLAEEAAERQATLNENR encoded by the coding sequence GTGTCTGTATCTATTCAGGGGGCATTTCCGGCCCGTCGTATGCGTCGTGTGCGCAAGCAAGACTTTACCCGCCGTCTGACGGCTGAAAACCAGGTGTCAGTCAACGACCTGATCTATCCCATGTTTATCCTGCTGGGGAAAAACCGCCGCGAGCCGGTGGAGTCCATGCCGGGGGTAGAGCGTCTGTCCATCGATCTGATGCTGTTGGAAGCGGAGTATCTGGCAAAGCTGGGTGTTCCGGCGATTGCCCTGTTCCCTGTTGTGTCACAGGACTTCAAGAGTGTCTGCGCGGCAGAAGCCTACAACCCGGAAGGTCTGGTGCAGCGTGCGGTGCGTCTGCTGAAAGAGCACGTGCCGCAGATGGGCGTGATCACTGACGTGGCGCTGGACCCGTTCACGACTCATGGTCAGGACGGCATCATTGATGAAGACGGATACGTCCTGAATGATGAAACCACTGAAGTGCTGGTCAAGCAGGCACTGTCTCACGCCGAAGCAGGCGCCGACATTGTGGCGCCTTCCGATATGATGGATGGCCGCATTGGTGCAATCCGCGAAGCGCTGGAAGAAGCGGGTTACATTCATACCCAGATTATGGCGTATTCAGCCAAGTATGCGTCTAACTATTACGGTCCGTTCCGGGATGCAGTCGGTTCGGCGGCCAATCTGAAAGGCGGCGACAAGAAGACTTACCAGATGGATCCGGCCAACAGTGACGAAGCATTGCATGAAGTGGCGATGGATGTACAGGAAGGTGCCGACATGGTGATGGTCAAGCCGGGTATGCCGTATCTGGATGTAGTCCGCCGGGTGAAAACCGAGCTGCAGGTACCAACCTTTGCCTATCAGGTCTCAGGTGAGTACGCCATGCATATGGCAGCGATCCAGAATGGCTGGCTGAAAGAAAAAGAGACCGTGATGGAATCTCTGCTGTGCTTCAAGCGCGCTGGTGCAGACGGCATTCTGACTTACTTTGCCAAGTCTGTGGCCGAGTGGCTGGCTGAAGAAGCGGCGGAGCGTCAGGCCACACTGAACGAAAATCGTTAA
- a CDS encoding TatD family hydrolase has translation MIDIGVNLTNSRFDKDRDAVIARSREAGVQALILTGTSEDESREALAMAHRWPGYCFSTAGVHPHDAKSVTDLSMPVIRMLAADPAVVAIGECGLDFNRDFSPRPQQEAVFEAQLALAAELKKPVFMHCRDAHDRFLAILNPWRDKLPAAVLHCFTGTEQELKDCLDLDLHIGVTGWICDERRGTELREIVRHIPDHRLMVETDCPYLLPRDLRPKPKSSRNEPAYLPHIAATVAACRNQPAAEFSSAVFSTTRAFFQIEPA, from the coding sequence ATGATAGATATAGGTGTCAACCTGACCAACAGCCGTTTTGATAAAGACCGGGATGCCGTGATCGCCCGCTCGCGCGAAGCCGGGGTCCAAGCCTTGATCCTCACCGGTACCAGTGAGGATGAGAGCCGCGAGGCTCTGGCGATGGCGCATCGCTGGCCGGGCTATTGCTTCAGCACTGCGGGTGTGCACCCGCATGATGCCAAGTCGGTGACCGATTTGTCGATGCCGGTTATCCGGATGCTGGCGGCTGATCCGGCGGTGGTGGCGATTGGGGAATGCGGGCTGGATTTCAATCGTGATTTCTCGCCTCGGCCGCAGCAGGAGGCGGTGTTCGAAGCCCAGCTGGCGCTGGCGGCTGAGCTGAAAAAGCCGGTCTTTATGCACTGCCGGGATGCGCATGATCGCTTTTTGGCAATTCTCAACCCCTGGCGCGACAAGCTCCCGGCTGCGGTGCTGCATTGTTTTACCGGGACGGAGCAGGAACTGAAAGACTGTCTGGACCTGGATCTGCACATCGGGGTGACCGGCTGGATTTGTGACGAACGCCGGGGGACCGAGCTGCGGGAGATTGTCCGCCATATTCCGGACCATCGTCTGATGGTAGAGACAGACTGCCCGTATCTGCTGCCGCGTGATCTGCGGCCGAAACCGAAATCAAGTCGTAATGAACCGGCTTATCTGCCGCATATTGCAGCGACGGTGGCGGCCTGCCGCAACCAGCCGGCGGCAGAATTCAGCTCGGCGGTTTTTTCCACAACCCGGGCATTTTTTCAGATCGAACCAGCGTAA
- the tatC gene encoding Sec-independent protein translocase subunit TatC: protein MSSVEETQPLFSHLLELRNRLLRSILSVLVVFLCLVWFANDIYSLLAAPLVERLPEGTSMIATDVASPFFTPIKLTLVTSVFLAVPFILYQVWAFVAPGLYKHERRLVMPLLFSSSLLFYCGVAFAYFVVFPLVFGFFTSIAPEGVQVATDIASYLDFVLALFLAFGIAFEIPVAIILLCWTGATDPESLRQKRPYIIVAAFVVGMLLTPPDIISQTLLAVPMCLLFEVGLFFSRFYVRADDDGSAED, encoded by the coding sequence ATGTCGAGTGTGGAAGAGACCCAGCCTTTGTTCAGTCATTTGCTGGAATTGCGGAACCGGCTGCTCCGTTCTATCTTGAGTGTCCTGGTGGTCTTTCTCTGCCTGGTGTGGTTTGCCAATGACATTTACAGTCTGCTGGCAGCTCCGCTGGTTGAGCGGCTGCCGGAAGGCACCAGCATGATTGCCACCGATGTGGCATCGCCGTTCTTTACCCCGATCAAGCTGACGCTGGTGACCTCGGTGTTTCTGGCTGTGCCTTTTATTTTGTATCAGGTCTGGGCCTTTGTGGCACCGGGATTGTACAAGCATGAACGCCGCCTGGTGATGCCGCTGCTGTTTTCCAGTTCGCTGCTGTTCTACTGCGGTGTTGCCTTCGCCTATTTTGTAGTGTTCCCGCTGGTGTTTGGTTTTTTCACCAGCATCGCCCCGGAAGGGGTCCAGGTCGCGACGGATATTGCCAGCTATCTCGATTTTGTTCTGGCACTGTTTCTGGCATTCGGCATCGCGTTTGAGATCCCGGTGGCCATTATTCTGCTGTGCTGGACTGGGGCGACTGACCCGGAGAGCCTGCGCCAGAAACGTCCTTATATCATCGTGGCAGCCTTCGTGGTCGGCATGCTGCTGACACCGCCGGATATCATCTCGCAGACCTTGCTGGCTGTGCCGATGTGTCTGCTGTTTGAAGTCGGACTGTTCTTCTCCCGCTTCTATGTACGTGCAGATGACGATGGATCCGCAGAAGACTGA
- the tatB gene encoding Sec-independent protein translocase protein TatB — protein MFDIGFWELILIAVVGLVVLGPERLPVAIRSVSRWVNAARNMATAVKTELSQELKIHELHQDLKKAEQAGMQDLAPDLQKSVEELKEAAASVQRPYAKPEPVKSEPSIKPEQPATEEVHPQAETHPDEMPAKPSSFSQQQDK, from the coding sequence GTGTTTGATATCGGGTTCTGGGAGCTGATTCTGATTGCCGTGGTCGGCCTGGTAGTGCTGGGGCCGGAACGGCTGCCGGTTGCGATTCGCTCGGTCTCGCGCTGGGTTAATGCTGCCAGAAATATGGCCACTGCGGTGAAGACTGAGCTGTCTCAGGAACTGAAGATTCACGAGCTGCATCAGGACCTGAAAAAGGCCGAGCAGGCGGGGATGCAGGATCTGGCCCCGGATCTGCAAAAATCGGTTGAGGAACTGAAAGAGGCAGCGGCCTCAGTGCAGCGTCCTTATGCCAAACCTGAGCCTGTCAAATCTGAACCTTCAATCAAGCCAGAGCAACCGGCAACGGAAGAAGTGCATCCGCAGGCAGAGACTCATCCGGATGAGATGCCTGCCAAGCCGTCATCATTTTCGCAACAACAGGATAAATAA
- the tatA gene encoding Sec-independent protein translocase subunit TatA: MGGISIWQLLIVALIIVLLFGTKKLRSIGGDLGSAVKGFKKAMSDEEESKNKADADFEQKSLADKKDAAEPQKDQKDKEQV; encoded by the coding sequence ATGGGTGGAATCAGTATCTGGCAACTGCTAATCGTTGCCCTGATTATTGTGCTGTTATTCGGAACCAAGAAGTTGCGTTCAATCGGCGGTGACTTGGGCTCAGCGGTGAAAGGCTTCAAGAAAGCCATGAGCGATGAGGAAGAGAGCAAAAACAAAGCGGATGCAGACTTTGAGCAGAAGTCGCTGGCGGATAAGAAAGATGCCGCAGAGCCGCAGAAAGACCAGAAAGATAAAGAGCAGGTTTAA
- the ubiB gene encoding ubiquinone biosynthesis regulatory protein kinase UbiB: MSRFSEIKRLYQITAVQLRYGLDDLLPDDPRTRLPKLMRKSLFWIRNQHPDKPLGERLRLALQALGPVWIKFGQMMSTRRDLFPPHIADQLAMLQDRVAPFDGALARQQIEKALGGPLDRWFADFDQTPLASASIAQVHTATLKENGREVVLKVIRPDILPVIQADIRLMYRMARLVARFVPEARRLRPVEVIREYEKTLIDELDLMREAANAIQLRRNFEGSDSLYVPEVFTDYASSHLLVMERIYGIQVSDIEALKANGTDMKLLSEKAVNVFFTQVFRDSFFHADMHPGNIFVSYKNPADPQWIALDFGIVGTLNREDKRYLAENLLAFFHRDYRKVAELHVDSGWVPHDTNVDEFEFAIRTVCEPIFEKPLADISFGHVLLNLFNTARRFNMEVQPQLVLLQKTLLYVEGLGRQLYPQLDLWDTAKPFLEDWMSRQVGPQAIIAAVREKAPFWAEKLPELPELLYDSLRQGKVMNQRIDMLYDNFMSSRRQQGQARFCFGVGATLIICSAILFGNQVDIYPAISATAGGIFWLMGWRAYTK; encoded by the coding sequence ATGAGTCGTTTTTCCGAAATTAAGCGCCTATACCAAATTACTGCCGTCCAGCTGCGTTACGGGCTGGATGACCTGCTGCCGGACGATCCCCGGACCCGGCTGCCGAAACTGATGCGAAAAAGCCTGTTCTGGATCCGCAACCAGCATCCGGACAAGCCGCTGGGCGAGCGTCTGCGTCTGGCCTTACAGGCGCTGGGGCCGGTCTGGATCAAGTTCGGCCAGATGATGTCGACCCGGCGCGATCTCTTCCCGCCGCATATTGCCGACCAGCTGGCGATGCTGCAGGACAGGGTGGCTCCGTTTGACGGTGCGCTGGCCCGCCAGCAGATCGAAAAAGCACTGGGCGGTCCGCTGGATCGCTGGTTTGCCGATTTTGACCAGACACCACTGGCCTCGGCTTCGATTGCACAGGTGCATACTGCGACGCTGAAAGAAAATGGCCGCGAAGTGGTCCTGAAGGTGATCCGTCCGGATATCCTGCCGGTGATTCAGGCCGATATCCGTCTCATGTACCGGATGGCCCGGCTGGTGGCGCGTTTTGTGCCGGAAGCCCGACGTCTGCGCCCGGTCGAAGTGATCCGGGAGTATGAAAAGACGCTGATCGATGAACTGGACCTGATGCGTGAGGCGGCCAATGCGATTCAGCTGCGCCGGAACTTTGAAGGCAGTGATTCACTCTATGTGCCTGAAGTGTTTACCGATTACGCCAGCAGTCATCTTCTTGTCATGGAACGTATTTATGGTATTCAGGTCTCTGACATTGAGGCGCTGAAAGCCAACGGCACAGACATGAAGCTGCTGTCGGAAAAAGCGGTGAATGTATTCTTTACTCAGGTTTTCCGTGACAGTTTTTTCCATGCGGACATGCATCCGGGGAATATTTTTGTCTCGTATAAGAATCCGGCCGACCCGCAGTGGATTGCGCTGGATTTTGGCATCGTGGGGACGCTGAACCGGGAAGATAAGCGCTATCTGGCAGAAAACCTGCTGGCGTTCTTTCACCGGGATTACCGCAAGGTGGCCGAGCTGCACGTCGACTCGGGCTGGGTGCCGCATGATACCAATGTCGATGAGTTTGAATTTGCGATTCGCACGGTGTGCGAGCCGATCTTCGAGAAACCGCTGGCAGATATTTCGTTTGGCCATGTGCTGCTGAACCTTTTCAATACCGCACGTCGCTTCAATATGGAAGTTCAGCCGCAGCTGGTGCTGCTGCAGAAAACCCTGCTCTATGTTGAAGGGCTGGGCCGTCAGCTGTATCCGCAGCTGGATCTGTGGGATACCGCCAAACCGTTTCTGGAAGACTGGATGTCGCGTCAGGTCGGGCCGCAGGCCATCATTGCTGCGGTGCGGGAGAAGGCGCCGTTCTGGGCTGAAAAATTACCTGAACTGCCTGAATTGCTTTATGACAGTTTGCGCCAGGGCAAAGTAATGAATCAGCGGATTGATATGCTGTATGACAACTTTATGTCCAGCCGTCGTCAGCAGGGCCAGGCAAGGTTTTGTTTTGGCGTTGGCGCGACCCTGATTATATGTTCTGCCATACTTTTTGGTAACCAGGTGGATATTTATCCGGCCATATCAGCAACAGCTGGGGGGATCTTCTGGCTGATGGGTTGGCGGGCTTACACCAAATAA
- a CDS encoding SCP2 domain-containing protein has product MPVDVLLTGVVETALNTLLKDEEASQRRLARLRGKVISVQINEFGKRLYFVFSQQIDVLAAYEGEADCQLALSLTALPELREQANLTQLIKADKLALDGDIQLAQQFSALLSGLKPDVAERLSRYTGDVVAHTVVSGVKQKLTGLRHHAGERSRDLAEVITEEWRLAPPALEIAHFADQVDDAASQLARLEARINKLADRLAQPTPAA; this is encoded by the coding sequence ATGCCAGTTGATGTGCTCCTCACCGGTGTGGTGGAAACGGCTCTGAATACCCTGCTCAAAGACGAGGAGGCCAGTCAGCGACGTCTGGCCCGTCTGCGCGGCAAGGTGATCAGTGTGCAGATAAACGAGTTCGGCAAACGTCTGTATTTTGTGTTCAGCCAGCAGATTGATGTGCTGGCAGCCTACGAAGGCGAGGCCGACTGCCAGTTGGCACTGAGCCTGACGGCGTTGCCGGAGCTGCGCGAGCAGGCCAACCTGACCCAGCTGATCAAAGCGGACAAGCTGGCGCTGGATGGGGATATCCAGCTGGCCCAGCAGTTCTCTGCGTTGCTGAGCGGCCTGAAACCGGATGTGGCCGAACGCTTGTCCCGCTATACCGGCGATGTGGTCGCCCATACGGTGGTAAGCGGTGTGAAGCAGAAGCTGACCGGGCTGCGCCATCATGCCGGAGAACGCAGCCGCGATCTGGCGGAGGTAATCACCGAAGAGTGGCGTCTGGCACCACCGGCGCTCGAGATTGCCCATTTCGCCGATCAGGTGGATGATGCCGCGTCTCAGCTGGCCCGGCTGGAAGCCCGAATCAATAAGCTGGCTGATCGGCTGGCGCAACCCACTCCTGCTGCCTGA
- the ubiE gene encoding bifunctional demethylmenaquinone methyltransferase/2-methoxy-6-polyprenyl-1,4-benzoquinol methylase UbiE: protein MTEPTQTTDFGYRKVAKEEKAQLVAEVFHSVADKYDLMNDLMSMGIHRLWKRFTIDCSGVRRGQHVLDLGGGTGDLAAKFSRMVGEEGQVVLADINNSMLKVGRSKLRDRGIVGNVAYVQANAEELPFPDNYFDCITISFCLRNVTDKDKALRSMFRVLKPGGRLLVLEFSKPVLEPLSKIYDAYSFHILPRVGEMVVGDADSYRYLAESIRMHPDQATLEGMMQDAGFEQTSYHNLTGGIVALHRGYKF, encoded by the coding sequence ATGACTGAACCCACACAAACCACTGATTTTGGTTACCGTAAGGTCGCCAAAGAAGAGAAAGCGCAGCTGGTCGCGGAAGTGTTTCACTCTGTAGCTGACAAGTACGATCTGATGAACGACCTGATGTCGATGGGCATTCATCGTCTGTGGAAGCGTTTCACGATCGACTGCAGCGGTGTACGTCGTGGTCAGCACGTGCTGGATCTGGGCGGTGGTACCGGGGATCTGGCCGCGAAATTCTCCCGCATGGTAGGTGAGGAAGGTCAGGTGGTTCTGGCTGATATCAACAATTCCATGCTGAAAGTCGGTCGCAGTAAACTGCGTGACCGCGGAATTGTCGGGAATGTGGCTTATGTTCAGGCCAACGCTGAAGAGCTGCCGTTCCCGGATAACTATTTCGACTGTATCACCATCAGTTTCTGTCTGCGGAACGTCACCGACAAAGACAAAGCGCTGCGTTCCATGTTCCGGGTGCTGAAACCAGGCGGTCGTCTGCTGGTGCTGGAATTCTCCAAGCCGGTGCTCGAGCCGTTATCGAAAATCTATGATGCTTATTCGTTCCACATTCTGCCTCGCGTGGGTGAGATGGTGGTCGGTGATGCCGACAGTTACCGCTATCTGGCCGAGTCCATCCGGATGCATCCGGATCAGGCCACGCTGGAAGGTATGATGCAGGACGCCGGTTTTGAGCAGACCAGCTACCATAACCTGACCGGCGGCATCGTTGCGCTGCACCGCGGCTATAAGTTCTGA
- the rmuC gene encoding DNA recombination protein RmuC has protein sequence MGEWFSENGQWLAAAITGAVVAGSATALWFQGRLRQQAEIWQRQLESETRLARQQEQQLRHELAEQQQELDTLDVERDRLSNELRQMHARLAAAVEKLRYLETLRQEHLKLTERLEASRQAESVLAADLRELQTRYREEQKSAQEKITLLENAETRLQQQFESLANRLFEHKSRSVDEQNKLSLDGLLSPLKEQLEGFRKQIHDSFSHEARERHTLVHEINSLKQLNEQMAREAVNLTQALKGDNKAQGNWGEVVLARVLSESGLREGHEYQTQVNLEDHSGKRYQPDVVVHLPQDKDVVIDAKMSLVAYERYFHAETQAERDQALSDHLTSLRGHIRGLSRKDYHQLEGVRSLDYVLMFIPVEPAFQTAVEADPSLIRDAMDSNIMLVSPTTLLVALRTINNLWRNERQNQNAKQIADRASKLYDKLRLFVADMDNVGHALDKASQSYQGAMNKLATGRGNIIRQAESFRQLGVEVKRDLPVALTEQALRDSEAVHVLTETVNDTP, from the coding sequence ATGGGGGAATGGTTCAGTGAGAACGGCCAGTGGCTGGCCGCTGCGATCACCGGTGCGGTGGTGGCAGGCAGTGCGACCGCCCTGTGGTTTCAGGGCCGACTGCGTCAGCAGGCAGAGATTTGGCAGCGGCAGTTAGAGTCCGAAACTCGGCTGGCCCGTCAGCAGGAGCAGCAACTGCGCCACGAACTGGCGGAACAGCAGCAGGAGCTGGATACGCTGGATGTCGAACGTGACCGGCTCAGCAACGAACTGCGCCAGATGCACGCCCGGCTGGCCGCGGCGGTGGAGAAGCTGCGCTATCTGGAAACGCTGCGTCAGGAGCATCTGAAACTGACGGAGCGGCTGGAAGCCTCTCGTCAGGCTGAATCCGTACTGGCGGCAGATCTGCGTGAGTTGCAGACCCGTTACCGGGAAGAGCAGAAATCGGCTCAGGAGAAAATCACCCTGCTGGAAAATGCCGAAACCCGGCTTCAGCAGCAGTTTGAAAGTCTGGCTAACCGGTTGTTCGAGCACAAAAGCCGCAGTGTGGACGAGCAGAACAAACTCAGTCTGGATGGCCTGCTCAGCCCGCTCAAGGAACAGCTGGAGGGATTTCGTAAACAGATTCACGACAGCTTCAGCCATGAGGCCCGTGAGCGGCATACGCTGGTTCACGAGATCAACAGCCTGAAACAGCTCAATGAGCAGATGGCGCGTGAGGCAGTAAATCTGACCCAGGCCCTGAAAGGAGACAACAAAGCCCAGGGCAACTGGGGCGAAGTGGTACTGGCACGGGTGCTGAGCGAGTCCGGTCTGCGCGAGGGACACGAGTATCAGACTCAGGTGAATCTGGAAGATCACAGCGGCAAGCGCTATCAGCCTGACGTTGTGGTGCATCTGCCGCAGGACAAAGATGTGGTGATCGATGCCAAAATGTCATTGGTCGCCTATGAGCGTTATTTCCATGCCGAGACGCAGGCCGAACGGGATCAGGCACTCAGCGATCACCTGACTTCGCTGCGTGGCCATATCCGCGGTCTGAGTCGCAAGGATTATCATCAGCTGGAAGGCGTGCGCAGCCTGGATTATGTGCTGATGTTTATTCCGGTTGAGCCCGCGTTTCAGACCGCCGTGGAAGCCGACCCGTCACTGATCCGGGATGCCATGGACAGCAATATCATGCTGGTCAGCCCGACAACTTTGCTGGTGGCTTTGCGCACCATCAATAACCTGTGGCGGAACGAAAGGCAAAATCAGAATGCCAAGCAAATTGCGGATCGCGCCAGCAAGCTCTATGACAAGCTGCGGCTGTTCGTCGCCGACATGGACAACGTCGGCCATGCGCTGGACAAGGCCAGCCAGAGCTATCAGGGTGCGATGAACAAGCTGGCGACCGGGCGGGGCAATATTATCCGGCAGGCGGAGAGCTTCAGGCAGCTGGGGGTTGAAGTGAAGCGGGATTTACCGGTCGCCCTGACTGAACAGGCGCTGCGCGACAGTGAGGCTGTTCACGTCCTCACCGAGACGGTGAATGACACACCATGA
- a CDS encoding DMT family transporter has translation MQEKKAIGFGLAAVLLWSTVATAFKITLNYFSPIQMVAAASAVSAITLITIAGYQGKLSQLLPTLKAKPLYYLMLGLINPCIYYLVLFQSYALLPASQAQPLNYSWAITLTLMAALFLGQKIRPQDWVACLFGYLGVVVIATKGDLMALQFDSPLGVALALLSTLLWALFWILNTKNQADPVVSVLLGFLLSLPFSIGLSLYTGGWQPIPWQGWMAVSYVGLFEMGITFVLWLNAMKLTRNTARLSNLIFLSPFISLMLLATIIGETIHPATLIGLVMIILGLLIQQWRGKAKQKDVSTSCS, from the coding sequence ATGCAGGAAAAGAAAGCGATCGGGTTCGGTCTCGCCGCCGTACTCTTATGGTCCACCGTCGCCACCGCCTTCAAAATCACCCTCAACTATTTTTCGCCGATCCAGATGGTGGCGGCCGCGAGCGCCGTCTCAGCGATCACCCTGATTACCATCGCCGGTTATCAGGGCAAGCTCAGTCAGTTACTGCCGACTCTGAAAGCCAAGCCGCTTTATTACCTGATGCTCGGGCTAATCAATCCCTGTATCTATTATCTGGTGCTGTTTCAGTCCTATGCGCTGCTCCCGGCCTCGCAGGCGCAGCCACTCAACTACAGCTGGGCCATCACCCTGACCCTGATGGCGGCACTGTTTCTGGGCCAGAAAATCCGCCCGCAGGACTGGGTCGCCTGTCTGTTTGGCTATCTTGGTGTGGTAGTGATTGCGACCAAAGGCGATCTGATGGCGTTGCAGTTCGACAGCCCGCTCGGGGTGGCTCTGGCACTGCTGTCGACCCTGCTGTGGGCCCTGTTCTGGATTCTGAATACTAAAAATCAGGCCGACCCCGTGGTCAGTGTCTTGCTGGGTTTCCTGCTGTCACTACCATTTTCTATCGGTCTGAGTCTGTATACCGGTGGCTGGCAGCCCATTCCCTGGCAGGGCTGGATGGCCGTCAGTTATGTCGGACTGTTCGAAATGGGGATCACCTTCGTGCTCTGGCTGAATGCGATGAAGCTGACCCGCAACACGGCCAGACTGAGCAACCTGATCTTCCTGTCACCCTTTATCTCGCTGATGCTGCTGGCGACCATCATCGGGGAAACAATTCATCCGGCGACCCTGATCGGTCTGGTGATGATTATTCTTGGCCTGCTGATCCAGCAATGGCGCGGCAAAGCGAAGCAGAAAGACGTCAGTACTTCCTGCTCCTGA
- a CDS encoding multidrug effflux MFS transporter — protein MKPETSLSNRRIVALMVLLVLFSPLAIDIYLPALPAMADSFAVDPTLVQDTVTWFMFSLGLGQVFAGPLADRFGRRPIALAGVALYAMSSTLAYVAQSLDIMLLARFLQGFGACATSVAAFAAVRDSFGPERSGRMISYLNGAICFIPALAPLLGSWLTHEFGWRANFSFMAGFALVAGGLLTTFFRETRPADTFVSGAMFSPSRYFSVLREPVFVFHASMSMLAMAVILAYVTSAPMWLMVHLGLDMGQFTFWFGINAVLNIIACMVAPKCMDKMGSRRTLMSGLAMLTLSGGMMLILKDIATAWAFMLPIFMSSFGFAFVLGSAAGKALAPFGDRAGTAAAMLGLFQMSGAGLMVSLTQRLDLAPPLLMTFQMLLLLPGLLILLSRRGRQWHPAPTQD, from the coding sequence ATGAAGCCTGAAACATCTTTGTCGAACCGCCGCATTGTGGCACTGATGGTCCTGCTGGTGCTGTTCAGCCCGCTGGCCATCGATATTTATCTGCCAGCCTTACCGGCCATGGCGGACAGTTTTGCTGTCGACCCGACACTGGTCCAGGATACGGTGACCTGGTTTATGTTCAGTCTGGGGCTGGGACAGGTCTTTGCCGGTCCGCTGGCTGACCGCTTCGGCCGTCGTCCGATTGCGTTGGCCGGGGTGGCGCTTTACGCGATGAGTTCGACCCTGGCCTATGTGGCGCAGTCGCTGGATATTATGCTGCTTGCCCGATTCCTGCAGGGGTTCGGCGCCTGTGCGACTTCGGTGGCTGCCTTTGCCGCAGTCCGTGACAGCTTCGGCCCTGAGCGCAGCGGCCGGATGATCAGCTATCTCAATGGTGCCATCTGCTTTATTCCGGCACTGGCCCCGCTGCTGGGCTCCTGGCTGACCCACGAATTTGGCTGGCGTGCCAACTTCAGCTTCATGGCGGGTTTCGCGCTGGTGGCTGGTGGCCTGCTGACCACGTTTTTCCGGGAGACCCGCCCGGCGGATACCTTTGTCAGCGGTGCGATGTTCAGCCCGTCGCGTTATTTCTCGGTGCTGCGCGAGCCGGTATTTGTGTTCCATGCGTCGATGTCGATGCTGGCGATGGCTGTGATCCTGGCTTATGTGACGTCCGCACCGATGTGGCTGATGGTTCATCTGGGACTGGATATGGGGCAGTTTACGTTCTGGTTCGGCATCAATGCCGTCCTCAATATAATTGCCTGCATGGTCGCGCCGAAGTGTATGGATAAGATGGGCTCACGCCGCACCCTGATGTCTGGTCTGGCCATGCTGACGCTTTCGGGCGGTATGATGCTGATTCTGAAAGATATCGCGACCGCATGGGCCTTTATGCTGCCGATCTTTATGAGCTCATTCGGATTTGCGTTTGTGTTGGGCTCTGCAGCCGGGAAAGCACTGGCGCCGTTCGGTGACCGGGCGGGAACCGCGGCTGCGATGCTGGGCCTGTTCCAGATGAGCGGCGCCGGGCTGATGGTCAGTCTGACTCAGCGACTGGATCTGGCACCACCGCTGCTGATGACCTTCCAGATGCTGCTGTTGCTGCCGGGACTGCTGATCTTGCTGTCCCGCCGTGGCCGCCAGTGGCATCCGGCTCCGACTCAGGATTAA